In the Devosia sp. SL43 genome, one interval contains:
- a CDS encoding RsmB/NOP family class I SAM-dependent RNA methyltransferase — translation MTHAARLQATLDLMHEVDTTPRPADAVVSAWFRYRRHIGDADRGHIFELLYALLRHHARLGWWLAQYNRQDVPRNRLLAWLVLGEGKTTEQVQRLFNGEKFCPAVLKESERALLTKLQGCAIDDASMPDAVRFECPSWAMDPLRRRFQEAFEQEMAAMQTPAPLDLRVNPIKSTREAMLSDLRALGLKPEASRMAPHGIRLNERLSLAKLPMLKEGEVEIQDEGSQLVAMLVDARPGDRVVDFCAGAGGKTLAIAAQMANKGHVIACDVLEGRLKRGAERFRRAGLHNIQTKLLASETDKWVKRHKGGFDRVLVDAPCSGTGTWRRNPDARWRPEDEQGVGHLVALQAKILASAARLVRPGGRFVYATCSLLSEENEEQVAAFLAAHPDFKVLPLREAAPGLPSADPYYLSLTPAQHDTDGFFAAVMVRETLPE, via the coding sequence GTGACCCATGCTGCCCGTCTGCAAGCTACGCTCGACCTGATGCATGAGGTCGACACCACCCCGCGCCCGGCGGACGCTGTCGTCTCTGCCTGGTTTCGGTACCGGCGCCATATCGGCGACGCGGATCGCGGGCACATTTTCGAACTGCTCTATGCGCTGCTCCGGCACCATGCCCGCCTGGGCTGGTGGCTGGCACAGTACAATCGTCAGGACGTACCCCGCAATCGCCTGCTGGCCTGGCTTGTGCTGGGCGAGGGCAAGACGACGGAGCAGGTGCAACGCCTGTTCAACGGGGAAAAGTTCTGCCCAGCGGTGCTGAAGGAGAGTGAGCGGGCGTTGCTGACAAAGCTGCAGGGCTGCGCGATCGACGATGCCTCCATGCCAGACGCCGTGCGCTTCGAATGCCCTTCATGGGCGATGGATCCTCTGCGGCGCCGTTTCCAGGAGGCGTTCGAGCAGGAGATGGCGGCCATGCAGACACCCGCTCCGCTCGACTTGCGCGTCAACCCGATCAAGTCGACGCGCGAGGCGATGCTCAGTGATCTGCGGGCTCTTGGCCTCAAGCCGGAGGCATCACGCATGGCGCCGCATGGCATCCGCCTCAACGAACGGCTCTCGCTGGCCAAACTGCCGATGTTGAAGGAAGGCGAGGTCGAGATTCAGGATGAAGGCTCGCAGCTTGTCGCCATGCTGGTCGATGCGCGGCCGGGCGACCGGGTGGTCGACTTTTGCGCCGGCGCCGGTGGCAAGACGCTGGCCATTGCCGCGCAGATGGCCAACAAGGGCCATGTGATTGCCTGTGACGTGCTTGAGGGCCGTTTGAAGCGCGGGGCCGAGCGGTTCCGGCGGGCGGGGTTGCACAATATCCAGACCAAGCTGCTGGCCAGCGAAACGGATAAATGGGTGAAACGCCACAAGGGCGGTTTTGATCGCGTGCTGGTGGATGCGCCCTGCAGTGGCACCGGCACCTGGCGGCGCAATCCCGATGCCCGCTGGCGTCCCGAGGATGAGCAGGGCGTGGGGCATCTGGTGGCACTGCAGGCAAAGATTCTGGCGAGCGCAGCGCGGCTGGTGCGGCCTGGTGGACGGTTCGTCTACGCCACGTGTTCGCTTCTATCCGAGGAGAATGAGGAGCAGGTGGCTGCTTTCCTGGCCGCTCATCCCGACTTCAAGGTCCTGCCGCTGCGCGAGGCCGCGCCCGGCCTGCCTTCGGCCGATCCGTATTACCTGTCGTTGACGCCCGCACAGCACGATACGGACGGGTTCTTCGCGGCGGTCATGGTGCGGGAGACTTTGCCGGAATAG